From the Borreliella afzelii genome, the window TAATTAGTATATACGAAAGAAATGTTCTCAACTACAGTAGCAACTGTATAATTGCTTATTCTAAGGCAATGGAGAATTTTTATCTTCACTTACAACAACTTGAAATGGAAAGCAATGGAAAAAGTGTAAACAGATTTAACGAAACAATAAACTATAAAACTGTAAGAATAATTTGGGGAGGCATTGGAACGGATGTTCAACACTCATTCTTTCAAATGCTTCATCAAGGAACAGATATAGTTCCAATGGATTTCATAGGTTTTAATGAAACACAACTTAAAGAAGATGTAATCTCTGATAATAGCTCAAGCAATGACAAATTAAAAGCAAATTTAATAGCCCAAATAATAGCATTCTCAAAAGGCAAAGAAAATAGTAACAAAAATAAAAATTTTAAAGGCGAGAGACCATCTGCACTAATATATTCAAAAGAATTAACACCTTATGCAATAGGATCAATACTCTCCCATTATGAGAATAAAGTAATGTTTGAGGGATTTTTATTAAATATAAACTCATTCGACCAAGAAGGGGTTCAGCTGGGAAAAACACTTGCAAATCAAATTTTAAAAAATGACACCTTTGAAGATGAAGCAATAGAATCTTATTCCAAAAAAATATTAAAACAAGATTAATTAATTAATTAATTTTAAATATATAACCTTAAGTTTAAAAAAGAATGCACTAAGCTTATACAAGAGGTAAAAATGGATAAGATAAGTATATTATATACATTGATCAATATTACAACTATGCTTATTCTAATAAGCATAGTTTATTTTTGTAAAAGAAAAAATATTTCTTTTACAAAAAGAGTGTTTATAGCGTTAGGGCTAGGAATAGCATTTGGAATGACTATCCAATATTTTTATGGCACAAATTCATCTATAACAAACGAAACTATCAATTGGATAAATATTTTAGGCGATGGATACGTAAGACTTCTTAAAATGATTATAACCCCTTTAATAATAACATCAATAATCTCTGCAATAATAAAATTAACCAACAGTAAAGATGCTGGAAAAATGAGCCTATTTGTAATATTAACACTAGTATTTACAGCAGGCATTGCTGCTATAATTGGCATTTCCACTGCTTTAATGTTAGGATTAACAGCAGAAGGACTGCAAGCGGGAGTAAGCGAAATTTTACAAGGTGAAAAATTACAAAAAGGCCTTGAAATATTACAGCAAACACCAATCACAAAAAAAATCACAGAACTTATTCCACAAAATATATTTGAAGATTTGGCAGGACTTAGAAAAAACTCAACAATCGGAGTTGTAATACTCTCAGCTATCACAGGAATAGCCGCCCTTAAAACATCTATCAAAAAGCCAGAATCAATAGAATTTTTTAAAAAAATAATATTAACGCTTCAAGACACAATATTGGGAATAGTAACTTTAATTTTAAAACTAACGCCTTATGCTATATTAGCTTTAATAACAAAAATTACAGCAACCAGTGAAATTAAAAGCATAATAAAGCTTGGAGAATTTATAATTGCTTCCTACATTGCCATAGGTCTTACATTTCTTATGCATATGACATTAATTGCAATAAATAAATTAAACCCAATTACTTTTATAAAAAAAATATCTCCAGCACTAACATTTGCATTTATATCTAGATCTAGTGCTGCAACTATACCTATTAATATAGAAATTCAAACTAAAAACCTAGGGGTAAGCGAAGGAATAGCAAATTTATCAAGCTCCTTTGGAACATCAATTGGGCAAAATGGTTGTGCAGCACTGCACCCCTCTATGCTTGCAATAATGCTAGCGCCAACTCAAGGAATAAACCCTACAGATCCTTTATTTATACTAACACTTCTTGGATTAATAATAATAACTTCGTTTGGAGCTGCCGGTGCTGGCGGAGGCGCAACAACAGCTTCATTAATGGTACTCTCAGCAATGAACTTTCCAGTAGGATTGGTCGGACTTGTAATATCTGTTGAACCTTTAATTGACATGGGAAGAACAGCTGTTAATGTGAGCGGCTCAATGATTGCTGGTGTTATATCTGCAAAACAACTTAAACAACTTGACTATAATATATACAATAAAGAAGAACTCATAACTAAGTAAATGGAAAAACAATCATGAAAATAATAATTATTGGAGGCACATCAGCAGGAACTAGTGCCGCAGCTAAAGCAAAACGCTTAAATAAAAGCCTAGACATTACTATCTATGAAAAAACAAATATTGTATCTTTTGGAACTTGTGGGCTGCCTTACTTTATAGGAGGATTTTTTGACAATCCAAATACAATGATCTCAAGAACACAAGAAGAATTCGAAAAAACTGGGATCTCTGCTAAAACTAACCACGAAGTTATCAAAGTAGATACAAAAAGCAATACAATTGTAATAAAAAATCAAAAAACAGGAAGCATTTTTAATAATAACTACGATAAACTCATGATAGCAACTGGCGCAAAACCTATTATTCCAGCAATCGACAATATCAATCTAAAAAATTTTTATACGCTGAGAAATTTAGAAGACGGTCAAAATCTAAAAAATTTAATGGATAAAGAAGAGATTAAAAATATAGTGATAATTGGAGCTGGGTACATTGGAATTGAAATGATAGAAGCAGCAAAAAATAAAAGAAAAAATGTAAGATTAATTCAACTAGATAAACACATCCTCACAGATTCTTTTGACGAAGAAATAGTTAAAATAATGGAAGAAGAACTAATAGAAAAAGGAGTTGAACTTCATACAAGTGAGTTTGTAAAAAGCTTAATAGGAGAAAAACGGGTAGAAGGAGTAGTAACAAACAAAAACACTTATCAGGCTGACGTTGTCATACTTGCTACTGGAATAAAACCTGATACTGAATTTTTGGAAAATCAGCTTAAAACTACTACAAATGGAGCAATAATTGTAAATGAGTATGGCGAAACTAGCATAAAAAATATTTTTTCTGCAGGAGATTGTGCAACTATTTATAATATAGTAAGCAAAAAAAATGAATACATACCACTTGCAACAACAGCCAACAAACTTGGAAGAGTAGTCGGTGAAAATTTAGCTGGGAATCATGTTCCATTTAAAGGGACATTGGGCTCAGCTTCAATTAAGATACTATCCTTAGAAGCTGCAAGAACAGGACTTACGGAAAAAGACGCAAAAAAGCTTCAAATAAACTACAAAACGATTTTTGTAAAGGATAAAAATCATACAAATTATTATCCGGGGCAAGAAGATCTTTATGTTAAATTAATTTACGAGGAGAATACCAAAATAATCCTTGGAGCACAAGCAATAGGAAAAAATGGAGCCGTAATAAGAATCCATGCTTTATCAATTGCAATCTATTCAAAACTTACAACAAAAGAATTAGGAATGATGGACTTCTCATATTCTCCACCATTCTCAAGAACCTGGGATATATTAAATATTGCTGGAAATGCTGCCAAATAAAAAGAATTTATAATTTAATTCTTCATGCTAATCGGTTGCCCTGTGCTTGAAAGAACATCTCTCCAAAAAGAACCATTTGGATTAACCTTATTTCTATCAATTACCGCCATCTTAATTGGTATGTGCACGAATTTTGTACTCCACAGGCTAATCAACATTTTTGTCTTACCAGACATTGCGGCGTGTACAGCATTTGACCCAAGTCTAGCACAATAAAGCGAATCACTAGCATTAGCAGGTGAACTTCTAATAATATAGCTAGGATCAATGTATTTAAGGGTAAACTGGATATTTTTTGCTTTAAAATATTCTGTAATTTTATCTTTAATATAAAGCCCAATATCCTCATAAAGCAAATTCCCAGAATCGTCTTTCTTGCGAGGAAAATGATCAAAATATTTTTGACCTGCTCCTTCTGCTATTAATATTACTGCATGAGGAATTTCTTCTAAGCTTTCTTTCTCTAAAAGCCGTCTTTCAAGATGAACAAGAAATCCATTAGGACCTTCTATGTCAAAATCAAGCTCTGGAATTAAACAAAAATTAACATCATTAGAAGAAAGTGCAGTATGAGCAGCAATAAAGCCAGAATCCCGTCCCATAACCTTAACAAGTCCAATCCCATTATAAGCACTATTAGCTTCAAAATGAGCGCCAGCAACAGCTGCAACCGCTTGTTCTACAGCGGTCTCAAATCCAAAAGATTTTTGAACAAACATAAAATCATTGTCTACCGTTTTAGGAATGCCTACAACTGCTATTTTCAAATTTCTTTTTTCTATCTCCTCAGCAATAAGAAGAGATCCCTTTTGAGTACCATCTCCGCCAATGTTAAAAATCATATTAATGTTCATTCTCTCTAAAGTATCAACTATTTCCACAGGTTTAATACCACCCCTTGAAGAGCCAAGAATAGTACCTCCAAATTTATTAATATCATCCACAACATCTGGATTAAGATTAATAAAAGGTGAATTTGATTCCGGAAGAAGACCTTGATATCCAAATTTTACCCCATAAATATTGCGAACCCCATAAATTTTCCATAAAGTTCGCACAATAGAACGAATAACATCATTAAAACCAGGACAAAGTCCACCACAAGTAGTAATAGCAGCTTTAACATGTCTGGGCACAAAATAAATTTTTTCTCTAGGTCCAGCTTTTTCTAAAAGAACATCTTCATACTTATCTCCCTCATCTTCATTTCTATATACACTAAACTTAATTTTATTTTTCTCATTAACAAAATGCGACGAGCCTTCGCTAGCATAAAAATCAATCAAAGGATTGTTTTGCTTGCATTCTCCCAAACTATCTATTTTAAAATCTAAATTTTCATTTTTAATTCTATACACCAAATACTCCTTTATAGTATTATAGCCCAATTACTTTCTAATAAATTGACTTTGATCTTTAATCATATCATATATATCGTCGTAAATATAAGGAGAGCCTTCAACAGGAGATTTAATTAAATTGCCAGCTATAAATTCAAAATATTTATTCAGCTTTGAATTCTTCTCAAAATCAATAAATGGCACTCTATTATTAATAGCCTCTCTAAAACTTTTTGCAAAAGGTACAAAGCCTATAAACTCTATTGGTATATTAATATTATTTTTAACAACATTAATCAAATTTTCACACATGGCAATTTCTTCACTAGTTTCTATTCTATTTAATACCACTCTAGGATAAAAATTATTCATCATCTTCTTAACTTTCAAAGAAGAACTCAAAGAAATAAGTTCAATACCAACAACCAAATCTTTAAATCCAAGCTTTGTCCCTTCAATCTTATCTTTGAAAAAATTACCAATATAATCGCGCTCAGGGCTTTTTTGAGGAAAGCTTAAATACAAAAGGCGATAAAGAGCATTCTTTAAAAAAGAATAGGCATTAAGTATGGAGGGGGTCTCTGGCACTGTAACAATTACACCACTATAAGATGCCAAATAAAAATCTATTGTATTATAAGAAGTTCCAGATCCTAAATCTAAAAAAATAAAATCAGCAATAAGATCATTTTGAATGGATTCTATAATCTTTTTCTTAACAGAAAAAGGAAGATTAGCTGTTCCTGTATAAAGAGCATCACCTGGAATAAGGTAAAGTTTATCATAAG encodes:
- a CDS encoding ATP-dependent 6-phosphofructokinase, which encodes MYRIKNENLDFKIDSLGECKQNNPLIDFYASEGSSHFVNEKNKIKFSVYRNEDEGDKYEDVLLEKAGPREKIYFVPRHVKAAITTCGGLCPGFNDVIRSIVRTLWKIYGVRNIYGVKFGYQGLLPESNSPFINLNPDVVDDINKFGGTILGSSRGGIKPVEIVDTLERMNINMIFNIGGDGTQKGSLLIAEEIEKRNLKIAVVGIPKTVDNDFMFVQKSFGFETAVEQAVAAVAGAHFEANSAYNGIGLVKVMGRDSGFIAAHTALSSNDVNFCLIPELDFDIEGPNGFLVHLERRLLEKESLEEIPHAVILIAEGAGQKYFDHFPRKKDDSGNLLYEDIGLYIKDKITEYFKAKNIQFTLKYIDPSYIIRSSPANASDSLYCARLGSNAVHAAMSGKTKMLISLWSTKFVHIPIKMAVIDRNKVNPNGSFWRDVLSSTGQPISMKN
- a CDS encoding CoA-disulfide reductase, with translation MKIIIIGGTSAGTSAAAKAKRLNKSLDITIYEKTNIVSFGTCGLPYFIGGFFDNPNTMISRTQEEFEKTGISAKTNHEVIKVDTKSNTIVIKNQKTGSIFNNNYDKLMIATGAKPIIPAIDNINLKNFYTLRNLEDGQNLKNLMDKEEIKNIVIIGAGYIGIEMIEAAKNKRKNVRLIQLDKHILTDSFDEEIVKIMEEELIEKGVELHTSEFVKSLIGEKRVEGVVTNKNTYQADVVILATGIKPDTEFLENQLKTTTNGAIIVNEYGETSIKNIFSAGDCATIYNIVSKKNEYIPLATTANKLGRVVGENLAGNHVPFKGTLGSASIKILSLEAARTGLTEKDAKKLQINYKTIFVKDKNHTNYYPGQEDLYVKLIYEENTKIILGAQAIGKNGAVIRIHALSIAIYSKLTTKELGMMDFSYSPPFSRTWDILNIAGNAAK
- a CDS encoding MinD/ParA family protein, yielding MTKIIPVASGKGGVGKTSFVANIGYKLSSLGKTVILVDLDLGGSNLHTCLGVKNKGVGIGSFINKKDKNFSDLVCKTSYDKLYLIPGDALYTGTANLPFSVKKKIIESIQNDLIADFIFLDLGSGTSYNTIDFYLASYSGVIVTVPETPSILNAYSFLKNALYRLLYLSFPQKSPERDYIGNFFKDKIEGTKLGFKDLVVGIELISLSSSLKVKKMMNNFYPRVVLNRIETSEEIAMCENLINVVKNNINIPIEFIGFVPFAKSFREAINNRVPFIDFEKNSKLNKYFEFIAGNLIKSPVEGSPYIYDDIYDMIKDQSQFIRK
- a CDS encoding L-cystine transporter produces the protein MDKISILYTLINITTMLILISIVYFCKRKNISFTKRVFIALGLGIAFGMTIQYFYGTNSSITNETINWINILGDGYVRLLKMIITPLIITSIISAIIKLTNSKDAGKMSLFVILTLVFTAGIAAIIGISTALMLGLTAEGLQAGVSEILQGEKLQKGLEILQQTPITKKITELIPQNIFEDLAGLRKNSTIGVVILSAITGIAALKTSIKKPESIEFFKKIILTLQDTILGIVTLILKLTPYAILALITKITATSEIKSIIKLGEFIIASYIAIGLTFLMHMTLIAINKLNPITFIKKISPALTFAFISRSSAATIPINIEIQTKNLGVSEGIANLSSSFGTSIGQNGCAALHPSMLAIMLAPTQGINPTDPLFILTLLGLIIITSFGAAGAGGGATTASLMVLSAMNFPVGLVGLVISVEPLIDMGRTAVNVSGSMIAGVISAKQLKQLDYNIYNKEELITK